A stretch of Anaeromyxobacter dehalogenans 2CP-1 DNA encodes these proteins:
- a CDS encoding SixA phosphatase family protein produces the protein MPPIRVYLVRHAKAEARAGDDADRRLTPDGRDGFAALVARLRGRLAIRGVIASPYARARETAELLAAATGAPLEVDPRLAAGACGGAELLALARAAGDGAALVGHNPEVAEAVALAAGRGLEVRPGTIAAVDLGAGSAALAWLEAP, from the coding sequence ATGCCGCCCATCCGCGTCTACCTGGTCCGCCACGCCAAGGCGGAGGCACGGGCCGGCGACGACGCGGACCGCCGGCTGACGCCCGACGGGCGCGACGGGTTCGCGGCGCTGGTGGCGCGGCTGCGCGGCCGGCTCGCGATCCGCGGCGTGATCGCCTCGCCCTACGCGCGCGCCCGCGAGACCGCCGAGCTGCTCGCGGCGGCCACCGGCGCGCCGCTGGAGGTGGATCCGCGGCTCGCCGCCGGCGCGTGCGGCGGCGCGGAGCTCCTGGCGCTCGCGCGCGCGGCCGGCGACGGCGCGGCGCTGGTGGGGCACAACCCGGAGGTCGCCGAGGCGGTGGCGCTCGCCGCCGGGCGCGGCCTGGAGGTGCGGCCCGGGACGATCGCCGCGGTGGACCTCGGCGCGGGCTCCGCCGCGCTGGCCTGGCTCGAGGCCCCCTGA
- the gluQRS gene encoding tRNA glutamyl-Q(34) synthetase GluQRS: protein MSSRGRFAPSPTGPLHLGNARTALLSWLAARTAGAAYVMRVEDLDGPRVRPGLEARILEELRWLGLDWDEGPDVGGPLGPYRQSERLPRYGAALERLRAAGLAYPCFCSRAEIAAASQAPHGASDEGPRYPGTCRELSPAEVARRAATRRPAWRLRVAAGPVAFEDGVHGPVAHDVAAEVGDFVIARADGVPAYQLAVVVDDAAMQVGEVVRGDDLLPSTARQLLLYRALGVAPPRFAHVPLVVGPDGARLAKRHGALSLGELRARGADPRAVVALLAGLSGLAAADPHAACTPRELVGRFSMARLPREPAVLSPERIAALLP, encoded by the coding sequence GTGTCCAGCCGCGGCCGCTTCGCTCCCTCCCCCACCGGACCCCTGCACCTCGGCAACGCGCGCACCGCGCTCCTGTCGTGGCTCGCCGCGCGCACCGCCGGGGCGGCCTACGTCATGCGGGTGGAGGACCTGGACGGCCCGCGCGTGCGGCCCGGCCTGGAGGCGCGGATCCTGGAGGAGCTGCGCTGGCTCGGCCTGGACTGGGACGAGGGGCCGGACGTGGGCGGGCCGCTCGGTCCCTACCGCCAGTCGGAGCGCCTGCCGCGGTACGGCGCCGCGCTGGAGCGGCTCCGCGCCGCAGGGCTCGCCTACCCGTGCTTCTGCTCGCGCGCCGAGATCGCGGCGGCCTCGCAGGCGCCGCACGGCGCCTCGGACGAGGGGCCGCGGTACCCGGGCACCTGTCGCGAGCTCTCCCCCGCAGAGGTGGCCAGGCGCGCCGCGACGCGCCGGCCGGCCTGGCGGCTGCGCGTCGCGGCGGGCCCGGTCGCCTTCGAGGACGGCGTCCACGGCCCGGTGGCGCACGACGTCGCGGCGGAGGTGGGCGACTTCGTGATCGCGCGGGCCGACGGCGTGCCGGCGTACCAGCTCGCGGTGGTGGTCGACGACGCGGCCATGCAGGTGGGGGAGGTGGTCCGCGGCGACGACCTCCTGCCGTCCACCGCGCGCCAGCTCCTGCTGTACCGCGCGCTGGGCGTCGCCCCGCCGCGCTTCGCGCACGTGCCGCTCGTGGTCGGCCCCGACGGCGCGCGGCTCGCGAAGCGGCACGGCGCGCTCTCGCTGGGCGAGCTCCGGGCGCGCGGCGCGGACCCGCGCGCGGTGGTCGCGCTGCTCGCCGGGCTCTCCGGCCTGGCGGCCGCCGACCCGCACGCCGCGTGTACCCCTCGGGAGCTGGTCGGCCGCTTCTCGATGGCGCGGCTGCCGCGCGAACCCGCCGTCCTCTCCCCGGAACGGATCGCGGCGCTCCTCCCGTGA
- a CDS encoding 4-alpha-glucanotransferase, translating to MARQAGVLLPLFSLRSQADWGVGEIPDLVPFARWCADAGFSLALLLPVNEASRGQNSPYGAISAFALDPVYLAPSALPDFQAAGGLDALSPDERARLAAVRAAPAVQWDEVRRLKRRALEIAFARFEREEWNRRTERARALEAFARQEAGWLDDYALFVALHDEAGGRAWTDWPAPLRDRDPAALATARARHAREILFQAWVQWQAEEQWRRARAAANGAGVELGGDLPFMVAPDSADVWARRGDFRLDARVGVPPDAFSATGQDWGLPVYRWDVMDREGYPWLTARARRMADLFDLYRVDHVVGLYRTYYFPNDGAPPAFVPSEEGAQIANGERVLGIFSEGARVVAEDLGVVPDFVRASLERLRIPGYRVQRWEKNWEAGGNAFRDPARWPPVSVATTGTHDSESVADWYEGLAREERAQLLALPALEPLRARAPERWDDGVRDALLALVYGAASDLALVPFQDALGMRDRVNVPGTVTGENWTFRIPMDLGALAADAATRTRLRELAVRAGRAPPG from the coding sequence ATGGCCCGCCAGGCAGGCGTCCTCCTCCCCCTCTTCTCGCTCCGCTCCCAGGCAGACTGGGGCGTGGGCGAGATCCCCGACCTCGTCCCGTTCGCGCGCTGGTGCGCGGACGCGGGCTTCTCGCTGGCCCTGCTCCTGCCGGTGAACGAGGCCTCGCGCGGGCAGAACAGCCCGTACGGCGCGATCTCCGCGTTCGCGCTCGACCCGGTGTACCTCGCGCCCTCGGCGCTGCCCGACTTCCAGGCCGCCGGCGGCCTCGACGCGCTCTCGCCCGACGAGCGCGCCCGGCTCGCCGCGGTGCGCGCCGCCCCCGCGGTGCAGTGGGACGAGGTGCGCCGGCTGAAGCGCCGCGCGCTGGAGATCGCGTTCGCCCGCTTCGAGCGCGAGGAGTGGAACCGCCGCACCGAGCGCGCCCGGGCGCTGGAGGCGTTCGCGCGCCAGGAGGCGGGCTGGCTCGACGACTACGCGCTGTTCGTGGCGCTGCACGACGAGGCGGGCGGGCGCGCCTGGACCGACTGGCCGGCGCCGCTGCGCGACCGCGATCCCGCCGCGCTCGCCACCGCCCGCGCCCGGCACGCCCGCGAGATCCTGTTCCAGGCCTGGGTGCAGTGGCAGGCCGAGGAGCAGTGGCGCCGCGCACGCGCGGCCGCGAACGGCGCCGGCGTCGAGCTGGGCGGCGACCTGCCGTTCATGGTCGCGCCGGACTCCGCCGACGTGTGGGCCCGCCGCGGCGACTTCCGGCTCGACGCGCGCGTCGGCGTGCCCCCCGACGCGTTCAGCGCCACCGGGCAGGACTGGGGCCTGCCGGTCTACCGCTGGGACGTGATGGACCGCGAGGGCTACCCCTGGCTCACCGCGCGCGCGCGCCGGATGGCGGACCTGTTCGACCTCTACCGCGTGGACCACGTGGTGGGCCTGTACCGGACCTACTACTTCCCGAACGACGGCGCCCCGCCGGCGTTCGTGCCCTCCGAGGAGGGCGCGCAGATCGCGAACGGCGAGCGCGTGCTCGGCATCTTCTCCGAGGGGGCGCGGGTGGTGGCCGAGGACCTCGGCGTCGTCCCCGACTTCGTGCGCGCGTCGCTGGAGCGGCTGCGCATCCCCGGCTACCGGGTGCAGCGCTGGGAGAAGAACTGGGAGGCGGGCGGGAACGCGTTCCGCGATCCGGCGCGCTGGCCGCCGGTGTCGGTCGCGACCACCGGCACGCACGACAGCGAGTCGGTGGCGGACTGGTACGAGGGGCTCGCGAGGGAGGAGCGCGCGCAGCTCCTGGCGCTCCCGGCGCTCGAGCCGCTGCGCGCCCGGGCGCCCGAGCGCTGGGACGACGGCGTGCGCGACGCGCTGCTCGCGCTCGTGTACGGCGCCGCCTCCGACCTCGCGCTCGTGCCGTTCCAGGACGCGCTCGGCATGCGCGACCGCGTGAACGTGCCCGGCACGGTCACCGGCGAGAACTGGACGTTCCGGATCCCGATGGACCTGGGCGCGCTCGCGGCCGACGCCGCGACGCGGACCCGGCTGCGCGAGCTCGCGGTCCGGGCCGGGCGGGCGCCGCCGGGCTAG
- a CDS encoding ATP-binding protein: protein MAPDASAPPAAPGPGDAPRPGRRAPWGGVAAAAAVLLLGGAVLQQHEVAEGRGRRRAVLERADLAARAIEDDLSRSLAAAHALAALVRHADVDRFEQIADELLSHYGGISSLQLAPGGVLTRIHPLAGNEAALGLDLLADPEHRDSAERTLESRQLTAEGPFELRQGGQGVVGRIAVFRTAPGGGEAFWGFVAVAVRLPEVVSRTRVAALSAGGLDWALRRDGAARPFASSGGALPRDAVAVKVRLPGEAWELDVAPREGWVRWGGLVMPAALLLLVAAASGLLAHRLLRLPEELRRAVDERTAALALANRRLAAELVERQRAEEARQAAEAQARHGQKMEAVGLLAGGIAHDFNNLLTGILGYAELLGEAGTAADEAAAGIRQAARRGAALTRQLLGFARRGKYQQVPVNVHALVREVSALLERTLDKRIAIRHRLAAGSAVVRGDPDQLQQVVLNLAVNARDAMPSGGTLTFEVAEVELDAEGTRARPGLAPGPHVAVTVADTGVGIPAVVRDRVFDPFFTTKPAGQGTGMGLAMVYGIVQNHGGWVGFESEEGKGARFTVLLPEAPAPERDEAVPAGAPEHGAGRVLVADDERGVRETTARLLRRLGYDALPAASMEEALEVQGRGALDLALVDLAMPAGDGPETLRALRRAQPELPAVLMTGYGLDARVREALEGGFRGILHKPFSLEELAAEVARAVRRRGA from the coding sequence ATGGCACCCGACGCGTCAGCGCCGCCCGCGGCCCCCGGCCCCGGTGACGCGCCGCGCCCCGGGCGCAGGGCGCCGTGGGGTGGCGTCGCCGCGGCCGCGGCGGTGCTCCTCCTCGGCGGCGCGGTGCTCCAGCAGCACGAGGTCGCAGAGGGGCGGGGCCGGCGGCGCGCGGTGCTCGAGCGCGCGGACCTCGCCGCGCGCGCCATCGAGGACGACCTGTCGCGCAGCCTCGCCGCGGCCCACGCGCTCGCCGCGCTGGTGCGCCACGCCGACGTCGACCGGTTCGAGCAGATCGCCGACGAGCTGCTCTCGCACTACGGCGGCATCAGCAGCCTGCAGCTCGCGCCCGGCGGCGTGCTCACCCGCATCCACCCGCTCGCCGGAAACGAGGCGGCGCTGGGCCTCGACCTGCTCGCGGATCCCGAGCATCGCGACTCGGCCGAGCGCACGCTGGAGTCGCGCCAGCTCACCGCCGAGGGGCCGTTCGAGCTGCGCCAGGGTGGGCAGGGGGTGGTGGGGCGGATCGCGGTGTTCCGCACCGCGCCCGGCGGCGGCGAGGCGTTCTGGGGCTTCGTGGCGGTGGCGGTGCGGCTGCCCGAGGTGGTGAGCCGGACGCGGGTGGCGGCCCTGTCGGCGGGCGGGCTCGACTGGGCGCTCCGGCGCGACGGCGCCGCGCGGCCGTTCGCGTCCTCGGGCGGCGCGCTCCCGCGCGACGCGGTCGCGGTCAAGGTCCGGCTGCCGGGCGAGGCCTGGGAGCTGGACGTGGCGCCGCGCGAGGGCTGGGTGCGCTGGGGCGGGCTGGTCATGCCGGCGGCGCTGCTCCTGCTGGTGGCGGCGGCGAGCGGGCTGCTCGCGCACCGGCTCCTGCGGCTGCCGGAGGAGCTCCGGCGCGCGGTGGACGAGCGGACCGCGGCGCTGGCGCTCGCGAACCGGCGGCTCGCGGCCGAGCTGGTGGAGCGGCAGCGCGCCGAGGAGGCGCGGCAGGCGGCGGAGGCGCAGGCGCGGCACGGGCAGAAGATGGAGGCGGTGGGGCTGCTCGCCGGCGGGATCGCGCACGACTTCAACAACCTGCTCACCGGGATCCTCGGCTACGCCGAGCTGCTGGGCGAGGCCGGCACCGCCGCGGACGAGGCGGCCGCCGGGATCCGCCAGGCCGCGCGCCGGGGCGCCGCGCTGACCCGGCAGCTGCTCGGGTTCGCGCGCCGGGGCAAGTACCAGCAGGTGCCGGTGAACGTCCACGCGCTGGTGCGCGAGGTGTCCGCGCTGCTCGAGCGCACGCTCGACAAGCGCATCGCCATCCGGCACCGGCTCGCCGCCGGCAGCGCGGTGGTGCGCGGCGACCCCGACCAGCTCCAGCAGGTCGTGCTCAACCTGGCGGTGAACGCGCGGGACGCGATGCCCTCCGGCGGCACGCTGACGTTCGAGGTCGCCGAGGTGGAGCTCGACGCGGAGGGCACGCGCGCACGGCCCGGCCTCGCGCCCGGCCCGCACGTGGCGGTCACGGTGGCGGACACCGGCGTGGGCATCCCCGCGGTGGTGCGCGACCGCGTCTTCGATCCGTTCTTCACCACCAAGCCCGCCGGGCAAGGCACGGGGATGGGCCTCGCCATGGTGTACGGCATCGTCCAGAACCACGGCGGCTGGGTCGGGTTCGAGAGCGAGGAGGGGAAGGGGGCGCGGTTCACCGTGCTCCTGCCCGAGGCGCCGGCGCCCGAGCGCGACGAGGCGGTGCCGGCGGGCGCGCCCGAGCACGGCGCCGGGCGCGTCCTGGTGGCGGACGACGAGCGCGGCGTGCGGGAGACCACCGCGCGGCTCCTGCGCCGCCTCGGCTACGACGCGCTCCCCGCCGCCTCGATGGAGGAGGCGCTCGAGGTGCAGGGGCGCGGCGCGCTCGACCTCGCGCTGGTGGATCTCGCCATGCCGGCCGGCGACGGCCCCGAGACGCTGCGCGCCCTGCGCCGCGCCCAGCCCGAGCTCCCCGCCGTGCTCATGACCGGCTACGGGCTCGACGCGCGGGTGCGCGAGGCGCTCGAGGGCGGGTTCCGCGGAATCCTGCACAAGCCGTTCAGCCTGGAGGAGCTCGCCGCCGAGGTGGCGCGCGCCGTTCGTCGGCGCGGCGCCTGA
- a CDS encoding malto-oligosyltrehalose synthase: MGAAENGANAAKVEELLGALAEALARGEGVTPRPASTYRLQLHAGFGFDAAAALVPYLDALGVSDLYLSPVLASAPGSTHGYDVVDHARLDPELGGEEGYARLAAACRARGMGILLDYVPNHMGIGPWNAWWMDLLENGPSSVHAPAFDVDWTPLKSELANKVLVPVLGDQFGRVLERGELRLAREGGALAIRYFDHVFPVAPRSVPLVLRHGIERLREALGPEDPSLQELESICASLEKLAPRSETRPEAVAERAREKEVAKRRLAALCDASPAVRAFVDENVAAFNGTPGDPRSFDLLQRLLDAQAYRLAFWRVAGEEINYRRFFDVNALAALRMEEPRVFAEAHRRVLALLRDGAATGLRIDHPDGLYAPAAYFRRLQACYLAERARALAQARGTALENGAEALLLERLFAELEAGRLPARPLYVVAEKVLAAGERLPEGWDVDGTTGYELLAAVNGLFVDPAAERALDALYARVAGGRQDYRRTVEEKKRQVMSSSMASEINMLAHRLSRISETDRRTRDFTLNELTRALVEYVALFPVYRTYVTRRGEVDARDRAYVEATIARARRRSPLVDPSIYDFLRDVFLQRYPDGLPEAARGAWLEFALKLQQVTGPVTAKAVEDTAFYCYVRLVSLNEVGSDPGRFGTSADALHALLAERRARFPGSLSASSTHDTKRSEDVRARISALSEIPGELRAAVSRWGRVNRAHVRRLEGRTAPDRRDEYLLYQTLLGTFPDGGLTPGTPAHAEYVERIQAYMEKALREAKIHTSWTHPDEDYEGGVRAFVAGALASRTFLRDLGALAERAARAGRISSLAQVALKLAAPGIPDVYQGTELWDLSLVDPDNRRPVDWAHRARALEAIQAELARGPEARRALARRLSAPDALAGGEAKLLLLAEGLRLRRRERALLLEGDHRPLAAEGPQAGHVVAFARTLGGRAVACAVPRLVVRLQDQGGGAPRWEGRLPLGGLAARWVDVVTGTVHRGEAPALAELFADFPVALLASE, translated from the coding sequence TTGGGGGCGGCGGAGAACGGCGCGAACGCGGCGAAGGTCGAGGAGCTCCTGGGTGCGCTCGCCGAGGCGCTGGCCCGCGGCGAGGGCGTGACGCCCCGGCCGGCCTCGACCTACCGGCTGCAGCTCCACGCCGGCTTCGGGTTCGACGCCGCCGCCGCGCTGGTGCCGTACCTCGACGCGCTCGGCGTCTCCGACCTGTACCTGTCGCCGGTGCTCGCGTCGGCGCCGGGCTCGACGCACGGATACGACGTGGTGGACCACGCCCGGCTCGACCCGGAGCTGGGCGGGGAGGAGGGCTACGCGCGGCTCGCCGCGGCCTGCCGCGCGCGCGGAATGGGCATCCTGCTCGACTACGTGCCCAACCACATGGGCATCGGCCCCTGGAACGCCTGGTGGATGGACCTGCTCGAGAACGGCCCGTCCTCGGTGCACGCCCCGGCGTTCGACGTGGACTGGACGCCGCTCAAGTCCGAGCTCGCGAACAAGGTGCTGGTGCCGGTGCTGGGCGACCAGTTCGGCCGGGTGCTGGAGCGCGGCGAGCTGCGCCTGGCGCGCGAGGGCGGCGCGCTCGCCATCCGCTACTTCGACCACGTGTTCCCGGTGGCGCCGCGCTCGGTGCCGCTCGTGCTGCGCCACGGCATCGAGCGGCTGCGCGAGGCGCTCGGCCCGGAGGACCCGAGCCTCCAGGAGCTGGAGTCGATCTGCGCCTCGCTCGAAAAGCTGGCGCCGCGCAGCGAGACCCGGCCCGAGGCGGTGGCGGAGCGCGCGAGGGAGAAGGAGGTCGCGAAGCGCCGGCTCGCGGCGCTGTGCGATGCGAGCCCGGCGGTGCGGGCGTTCGTGGACGAGAACGTGGCCGCGTTCAACGGCACGCCCGGCGATCCGCGCAGCTTCGACCTGCTGCAGCGGCTGCTCGACGCGCAGGCCTACCGCCTCGCGTTCTGGCGGGTGGCGGGCGAGGAGATCAACTACCGGCGCTTCTTCGACGTGAACGCGCTCGCGGCGCTGCGCATGGAGGAGCCGCGGGTCTTCGCCGAGGCGCACCGGCGGGTGCTGGCGCTGCTGCGAGACGGCGCCGCCACCGGCCTGCGCATCGACCACCCCGACGGCCTCTACGCGCCGGCCGCCTACTTCCGGCGGCTGCAGGCGTGCTACCTCGCCGAGCGCGCCCGCGCCCTGGCCCAGGCGCGGGGGACGGCGCTCGAGAACGGCGCCGAGGCGCTCCTGCTGGAGCGGCTCTTCGCGGAGCTGGAGGCGGGGCGGCTCCCGGCGCGGCCGCTCTACGTGGTGGCCGAGAAGGTGCTGGCCGCGGGGGAGCGGCTGCCGGAGGGCTGGGACGTGGACGGCACCACCGGCTACGAGCTCCTGGCCGCGGTGAACGGGCTGTTCGTCGATCCCGCCGCGGAGCGCGCCCTGGACGCGCTCTACGCGCGCGTGGCCGGCGGCCGTCAGGACTACCGTCGCACGGTGGAGGAGAAGAAGCGGCAGGTGATGTCGTCGTCGATGGCGAGCGAGATCAACATGCTGGCGCACCGGCTCTCGCGCATCAGCGAGACCGACCGGCGCACCCGCGACTTCACCCTGAACGAGCTCACCCGCGCGCTGGTCGAGTACGTGGCGCTGTTCCCGGTCTACCGCACCTACGTCACGCGCCGCGGCGAGGTGGACGCGCGCGACCGGGCCTACGTGGAGGCCACCATCGCGCGCGCCCGCCGGCGCAGCCCGCTGGTCGACCCGTCGATCTACGACTTCCTCCGGGACGTGTTCCTGCAGCGCTACCCGGACGGCCTGCCCGAGGCGGCGCGCGGCGCCTGGCTGGAGTTCGCCCTGAAGCTGCAGCAGGTCACCGGGCCGGTGACGGCCAAGGCGGTGGAGGACACCGCGTTCTACTGCTACGTCCGGCTCGTCTCGCTGAACGAGGTGGGCTCGGACCCGGGCCGGTTCGGCACGTCGGCGGACGCGCTGCACGCGCTCCTGGCCGAGCGCCGCGCGCGCTTCCCCGGGTCCCTCTCCGCCAGCTCCACCCACGACACCAAGCGCAGCGAGGACGTGCGGGCGCGCATCTCGGCGCTGTCCGAGATCCCGGGCGAGCTGCGGGCCGCGGTCTCGCGGTGGGGCCGCGTGAACCGCGCCCACGTGCGCCGGCTCGAGGGCCGCACCGCGCCGGACCGGCGCGACGAGTACCTGCTGTACCAGACGCTCCTCGGCACGTTCCCCGACGGCGGCCTCACCCCGGGCACGCCCGCGCACGCCGAGTACGTGGAGCGGATCCAGGCCTACATGGAGAAGGCGCTCCGCGAGGCGAAGATCCACACCAGCTGGACGCATCCGGACGAGGACTACGAGGGCGGCGTGCGCGCCTTCGTGGCGGGCGCGCTGGCCTCCCGCACGTTTCTGCGCGACCTCGGCGCGCTGGCCGAGCGCGCGGCGCGGGCCGGACGGATCTCCTCGCTCGCGCAGGTGGCGCTGAAGCTGGCCGCGCCCGGGATCCCCGACGTGTACCAGGGCACCGAGCTGTGGGACCTCTCGCTCGTGGATCCCGACAACCGGCGGCCGGTGGACTGGGCGCACCGGGCGCGCGCGCTCGAGGCCATCCAGGCCGAGCTCGCCCGCGGGCCGGAGGCGCGCCGCGCGCTGGCGCGGCGCCTCTCGGCGCCCGACGCCCTCGCCGGCGGCGAGGCGAAGCTGCTCCTGCTCGCGGAGGGGCTCCGGCTGCGCCGGCGCGAGCGCGCCCTGCTCCTCGAGGGCGACCACCGCCCGCTCGCTGCGGAGGGGCCGCAGGCCGGGCACGTGGTCGCCTTCGCCCGCACGCTCGGCGGCCGGGCGGTGGCGTGCGCGGTGCCGCGCCTGGTGGTCCGGCTGCAGGATCAGGGCGGCGGTGCGCCGCGCTGGGAGGGGCGGCTCCCCCTCGGCGGGCTCGCGGCCCGGTGGGTGGACGTGGTAACCGGCACCGTCCACCGCGGGGAGGCGCCGGCGCTCGCCGAGCTCTTCGCGGACTTCCCGGTCGCGCTGCTCGCCTCGGAGTGA
- a CDS encoding tRNA-(ms[2]io[6]A)-hydroxylase: MIAYTARVRLLRSPTDPRWIDVALAELDRTLQDHAHCEKKAAASALKLVADHPERAGMVRALAKLAQEELQHFLGVLAELGRRGTALPPDDGDPYAQALLRHVRGGPRPEDRLVDRLLVAALIEARSCERLWLLAGALPEARLRELYARLAQSEAGHERLFVDLAREVDAAADARLEVLAEEEARVVAALPLLPRIH; encoded by the coding sequence GTGATCGCGTACACTGCGCGCGTGCGCCTGCTCCGCTCTCCCACCGACCCGCGCTGGATCGACGTCGCGCTCGCGGAGCTGGATCGCACGCTGCAGGACCACGCGCACTGCGAGAAGAAGGCCGCGGCCAGCGCGCTCAAGCTGGTGGCGGACCACCCCGAGCGCGCCGGGATGGTGCGGGCGCTCGCGAAGCTCGCGCAGGAGGAGCTGCAGCACTTCCTGGGGGTGCTGGCCGAGCTGGGCCGGCGAGGCACGGCGCTGCCGCCCGACGACGGCGATCCGTACGCGCAGGCGCTGCTGCGCCACGTGCGCGGCGGGCCACGGCCCGAGGACCGGCTGGTGGACCGCCTGCTGGTCGCCGCGCTCATCGAGGCGCGCAGCTGCGAGCGCCTGTGGCTGCTCGCCGGCGCGCTGCCCGAGGCGCGGCTGCGGGAGCTCTACGCCCGGCTGGCGCAGTCGGAGGCCGGCCATGAGCGGCTGTTCGTGGACCTGGCGCGCGAGGTGGACGCCGCGGCGGACGCGCGGCTCGAGGTGCTCGCCGAGGAGGAGGCGCGGGTGGTGGCGGCCCTGCCGCTGCTGCCCCGCATCCACTGA